A single window of Onychomys torridus chromosome 8, mOncTor1.1, whole genome shotgun sequence DNA harbors:
- the Zmynd15 gene encoding zinc finger MYND domain-containing protein 15, protein MEFVSGYRDEFLDFAALLFGWFRKFVAEKGPMGTNLEGRWRQLEAQIRRLPQDPALWVLHVLPNRSVGISLGQGAEPGPGPGLGASRLLGDEPPLHLKDLSPYVSFVSLEDGEEGEEEEEEEENRKASSGMEKMEPQGGGEPAPSSREFPQEAKPPAESQVTQQETSCDDGSREDRGEDERAPEKRKGRRSEAAPLHLSCLLLVTDEHGTILGIDLLMDGTQSLATENLAPRAYALLCHSMACPMGSGDPRKPRQLTVGDAHLHRDLESLVPRLGVKLAKTPMRTWGPRPGFTFASLRARTCHVCHKHSFEVKLTPCPQCSAVLYCGEACFQADWHRCPDDVSHRFWCPRLAAFMERAGELASLPFTYTAEVTSETFNKEAFLASRGLTRGYWTQLSMLIPGPGAPRNPWGSTPSPSHLLNGDPYQLLQGDGPALMPPVPLDPPRSLFGSWQDYYTWRGLSLDSPMAVLLTYPLTVYYVITHLVPQSFPELNIQNKQSLKIHVVEAGKEFDLVMVFWELLILLPHVALELQFVGDSLPPESDQQHFTMQRDGPEVSVRPGSGVSARLNSGTKEKGGRRDLQIRVSTRPYHLLQGPKPDLVIGFNSGFGLKDTWLSSLPRLQSLRVPAFFTESSEYGCVMDDQTMAVATGGGTSSPQPNPFRSPFRLRAADNCMPWYCNAFIFHLVYKPAQGGSVRSAPGPAPRPPTPAAPPVPARRRRGEKKAARRPRRRR, encoded by the exons TGGGGACCAACCTTGAGGGCCGATGGCGTCAACTGGAGGCTCAGATAAGGAGGCTGCCCCAGGACCCTGCCCTCTGGGTGCTCCACGTCTTACCAAACCGTAGTGTGGGCATCAGCCTGGGGCAAGGTGCAGAGCCAGGTCCTGGTCCAGGCCTGGGGGCTTCCCGGCTCCTGGGAGATGAGCCTCCACTCCACCTGAAGGACCTGAGCCCTTATGTCAGTTTTGTCAGCCtagaggatggggaagaaggggaagaggaagaagaggaagaggagaacagaaaggccagttcaggcatggAGAAGATGGAACCACAGGGAGGTGGGGAGCCAGCCCCTTCAAGCAGGGAATTCCCCCAAGAAGCAAAGCCTCCAGCCGAGTCACAGGTGACCCAGCAAGAGACAAGCTGTGATGATGGATCCcgagaagacagaggagaggatGAGAGGGCTCCTGAAAAGAGGAAAGGGCGGAGGAGTG AGGCTGCCCCCCTGCACCTCTCCTGCCTTTTGCTGGTGACAGATGAGCATGGCACCATCTTGGGCATTGATCTGCTAatggatggaacccagagcctagCCACTGAGAATCTGGCTCCTCGGGCCTATGCTCTCCTTTGCCACAGCATGGCCTGTCCCATGGGCTCTGGGGACCCCCGAAAGCCCCGGCAGCTTACTGTGGGAGATGCCCACCTGCATCG AGATCTGGAGAGCCTTGTCCCGAGGCTGGGCGTGAAGTTAGCCAAGACCCCCATGCGGACATGGGGCCCTCGGCCAGGCTTCACTTTTGCTTCCCTCCGGGCTAGGACATGCCATGTTTGTCACAAGCACAGCTTTGAAGTGAAGTTGACACCCTG CCCCCAGTGCAGTGCCGTCTTATACTGTGGGGAGGCTTGTTTCCAGGCTGACTGGCACCGATGCCCAGATGATGTGAGCCACAGATTTTGGTGCCCGAGACTTGCCGCTTTTATGGAGCGAGCAGGAGAACTGGCAAGTCTGCCTTTCACCTATACCGCAG AGGTGACCAGTGAAACCTTTAACAAGGAAGCCTTCCTGGCCTCTCGGGGCCTCACTCGTGGCTATTGGACCCAGCTCAGCATGCTGATTCCAGGGCCTGGTGCCCCCAGGAACCCCTGGGGCAGCACACCATCCCCCAGTCACCTTCTCAATG GTGATCCTTACCAGCTTCTGCAGGGAGACGGACCTGCCTTGATGCCTCCGGTGCCTCTAGACCCACCCAGGAGCCTCTTTG GTTCATGGCAGGATTACTACACATGGCGGGGTCTTAGCCTGGACTCCCCCATGGCTGTGCTTCTCACCTACCCGCTGACTGTGTACTACGTCATCACCCACCTGGTACCCCAGTCCT TCCCTGAGCTCAACATCCAGAACAAGCAGTCACTGAAGATCCACGTGGTTGAGGCCGGGAAGGAATTTGATCTTGTCATGGTGTTTTGG GAGCTCTTGATCCTTCTCCCCCACGTGGCCCTGGAGCTACAGTTTGTGGGTGATAGCCTACCACCTGAGAGTGACCAGCAGCATTTTACTATGCAGAGG GATGGCCCTGAGGTGTCTGTGCGTCCTGGTTCTGGGGTATCAGCACGGCTCAACTCTGGGACCAAGGAGAAGGGAGGGCGAAGGGATCTGCAAATCAGGGTGTCCACCCGGCCCTACCACCTGCTCCAGGGACCCAAGCCTGACCTGGTTATTG GATTTAACTCTGGCTTTGGTCTCAAGGACACATGGCTGAGCTCTCTGCCCCGACTTCAG TCTCTCCGAGTGCCAGCTTTCTTCACTGAGAGCAGCGAGTATGGCTGTGTGATGGATGACCAGACCATGGCGGTGGCCACAGGAGGGGGCACCAGCTCGCCACAGCCCAACCCCTTCCGCTCCCCATTCCGCCTCAGAGCTGCTGACAACTGCATGCCGTG GTACTGCAACGCCTTCATCTTCCATTTGGTCTACAAGCCTGCCCAAGGCGGCTCCGTCCGCTCGGCACCCGGCCCTGCACCTCGACCCCCAACTCCCGCTGCTCCTCCTGTCCCCGCTCGAAGGCGCCGAGGAGAAAAGAAGGCTGCGCGCAGGCCCCGCCGGCGCAGATGA